In one window of Niallia sp. Man26 DNA:
- a CDS encoding YhgE/Pip domain-containing protein, producing the protein MRNIFTIYKNDWIRIFQAPVALFLIIALMILPSLYAWFNLKASWDPYSNTSGIKIAITNEDEGAVIRDKEVHIGDEIVATLKANDKLGWTFVSKKEADEGVKKGTYYASLYIPDDFSEKIGTVLEDKQIKPEIEYTVNEKLNAIAPKMTSSGASTIVQSVKESFVETVSESVLTIFNDAGIKLEEELPTIRNIESKIFTLEGDIPQMDALSEKILNLEEKIPEIDEQAQKLLALESAIPQLNEASENILLLEEKLPELEKVGEGILLLQEKAPEIEKVAGKVTELETHFSEISDTVSKAVTNVEKMQEFITTASGSLEEIEQGITNGQQIAEALPDFMEENQEAFNTIGPVYKQNLLLYQKTADAVHQYASLVKSGSLSDQEITEKASLLKAQVQTSIDSLNRSIVLFTTLNTATTNGQSTLQQEITDLQSLQTNFNKEKELLGTIQENKEATELLTLSQEAINLSTTMLNRYDTQTAPSINNALDALKEATQNAGEDLKSAQENLPKLKEILVTTKDSLTLAQENLSKLQNNLPAIEKEVKEVSSIFQDNIDDVLEGIDKAADFYTDTFPSLEEKVHVAADFVRNDLPEAEKQLSKVASIIRNDLPGLEDSVHKVANLVREELPGLKDTLTNTADSIRDFEDNYDLGEIISLLKNDINEESDFMANPVVLDEHSLFPIPNYGSANSPFYTTLSLWVGGLLLISLLRVDVRDPEGIYTSNQIYFGRGLTFLTIGLFQSLIVTLGDIFILKAYVANPTAFVLSSILISMVFMTIVYTLVSVFGNIGKGIAIIFLVLQLSGAGGTFPIQVAPPFFQAINPFLPFTYAINLLRETVGGMVNETVFHTVSMLLLFGVVAIIIAVFLKKPLANATKKTAEKARSSEIIH; encoded by the coding sequence CGGAATTAAGATTGCTATAACCAATGAGGATGAAGGGGCTGTTATTCGTGATAAGGAAGTTCATATTGGGGATGAGATTGTTGCAACCTTAAAAGCGAATGATAAGCTTGGCTGGACATTTGTCAGCAAAAAAGAAGCTGATGAAGGGGTCAAAAAAGGTACTTATTACGCAAGTCTCTATATACCGGATGACTTTTCTGAGAAAATAGGTACGGTGTTAGAGGATAAACAAATAAAACCTGAAATTGAATATACGGTCAACGAGAAATTGAATGCCATTGCTCCAAAAATGACTTCCAGCGGTGCTTCCACTATTGTACAGTCTGTAAAGGAAAGCTTCGTGGAAACAGTCAGCGAATCTGTTCTGACTATCTTTAATGATGCGGGAATTAAATTAGAAGAAGAGCTACCTACTATTCGTAATATCGAAAGTAAAATCTTCACACTAGAGGGTGATATTCCTCAAATGGATGCTTTATCTGAGAAGATTTTAAATCTAGAGGAAAAAATTCCTGAAATAGATGAACAAGCGCAAAAACTTTTAGCGTTAGAATCAGCTATTCCACAATTAAATGAAGCATCTGAAAATATTTTGTTATTAGAAGAAAAACTACCAGAACTTGAAAAAGTAGGCGAAGGTATTCTTCTGCTTCAGGAAAAAGCTCCTGAAATCGAAAAAGTTGCAGGAAAAGTAACTGAATTAGAAACTCATTTTTCCGAAATTAGTGATACTGTTTCAAAAGCTGTCACTAATGTCGAAAAGATGCAAGAATTTATTACAACTGCAAGTGGCTCTTTAGAAGAAATAGAACAAGGCATTACTAATGGGCAACAAATAGCAGAAGCTCTTCCTGATTTTATGGAAGAAAATCAGGAAGCTTTTAATACAATAGGACCTGTGTATAAACAAAACCTGCTCTTATATCAAAAAACAGCGGATGCTGTACATCAGTATGCATCTTTAGTTAAAAGTGGTTCACTATCTGATCAAGAAATAACAGAAAAAGCGTCCCTATTAAAGGCACAAGTACAAACAAGTATAGACAGCCTAAATCGTTCCATTGTTTTATTTACGACATTAAACACTGCTACTACAAATGGGCAGTCAACACTACAACAAGAAATAACGGACTTGCAATCTTTGCAAACAAATTTTAATAAAGAAAAAGAATTACTTGGTACTATCCAAGAAAATAAAGAAGCAACAGAGTTGTTAACATTATCTCAAGAAGCTATTAATCTGAGCACTACAATGCTTAATCGTTATGATACGCAAACAGCACCTAGCATTAATAATGCCCTAGATGCACTGAAAGAAGCGACACAAAATGCTGGGGAAGATTTAAAAAGTGCTCAAGAGAACTTACCGAAACTTAAAGAAATTTTAGTTACTACAAAGGATTCTCTCACTCTTGCACAGGAAAATTTATCAAAACTTCAAAACAATCTACCTGCAATTGAAAAAGAGGTTAAAGAAGTTTCTAGCATCTTTCAAGATAATATTGATGATGTTTTAGAAGGAATAGATAAAGCCGCAGACTTCTATACAGACACATTTCCATCCTTAGAAGAGAAAGTGCATGTAGCAGCGGACTTTGTGCGTAATGACCTTCCTGAAGCAGAAAAACAACTTTCTAAGGTTGCGTCCATCATTAGAAATGATTTGCCGGGATTGGAAGATTCTGTTCATAAGGTTGCAAATCTAGTTCGAGAGGAATTACCAGGCCTAAAGGACACCCTTACTAATACAGCAGATTCTATTCGGGATTTTGAAGATAATTATGATCTTGGTGAAATTATCTCTCTGTTAAAAAATGATATTAATGAAGAAAGTGATTTTATGGCAAACCCAGTTGTTTTAGATGAACATTCTCTATTTCCAATACCTAACTACGGGTCTGCCAATTCACCATTCTACACAACACTAAGTTTATGGGTTGGAGGATTATTACTGATTTCCTTGCTGCGTGTGGATGTCAGAGATCCAGAAGGAATTTATACTTCTAATCAAATCTATTTTGGTAGAGGTTTAACTTTTCTAACGATTGGATTATTTCAAAGTCTGATTGTTACATTAGGAGATATATTCATCTTAAAAGCCTATGTAGCCAATCCAACCGCTTTTGTATTGTCCAGTATTCTTATCAGCATGGTTTTCATGACTATTGTGTATACATTAGTTTCGGTTTTCGGTAATATCGGAAAAGGAATCGCCATCATCTTCCTTGTATTACAACTATCAGGTGCAGGTGGAACATTCCCGATTCAAGTTGCTCCACCATTCTTCCAAGCCATAAATCCTTTCTTGCCATTTACGTATGCAATTAACTTATTACGTGAAACAGTTGGTGGAATGGTAAATGAAACAGTTTTTCATACTGTAAGCATGTTGCTCCTGTTTGGTGTGGTTGCAATAATAATTGCCGTTTTCCTGAAAAAACCACTTGCTAATGCTACGAAAAAAACGGCAGAAAAAGCTAGATCAAGCGAAATTATTCACTAA
- a CDS encoding LLM class flavin-dependent oxidoreductase: protein MNEQPKKVKLGLFLAGTGHHVASWRHPHAVPNASMNLTYFKDIAQTAEKGLFDLLFLADSLSVDENSHPNILTRFEPMTLLAYLASVTSRIGLVATASTTYEEPFHVARKFASLDHISAGRAGWNVVTTSLASTAENFNKTEHLEHSARYRRATEFMEVSKKLWDSWEEDTLVIDKESGQFIDTSKFHQINHQGEFFSVRGPLNVSRSPQGHPVIVQAGSSGDGQRFAAKYAEIVFTAQANKEDAITFYNDLKGQMEIFNRKKSDVSIMPGLMPIVGATEAEAQEKYEALQELIIPKAGLAILGRYFGDIDFAGISLDTTFTDIKLPETVNAIQSKHEMILKKAKEENWTLRQTYQWVAGSRGHHIAIGTPTQIADKMEEWVRDGAADGFNIMPALLPDSLTDFVTYVIPELQARGIYRTAYESNTLRGNLGLGLPVNSYSE from the coding sequence ATGAACGAACAACCAAAAAAGGTGAAATTAGGTTTGTTTCTAGCTGGAACAGGTCACCATGTTGCTTCATGGAGACATCCACATGCTGTACCGAATGCATCTATGAATCTAACATATTTTAAAGATATCGCACAGACTGCAGAAAAAGGGTTATTTGACCTATTATTTTTAGCAGATAGCTTGTCTGTTGATGAAAATTCACATCCAAACATTCTAACTAGATTTGAGCCAATGACGTTGTTAGCCTATTTAGCGTCTGTAACTAGCCGTATAGGCTTAGTTGCAACAGCATCCACTACATATGAAGAACCTTTTCATGTTGCTCGAAAGTTTGCATCATTGGATCATATAAGCGCAGGACGTGCAGGTTGGAATGTTGTTACGACATCACTAGCTTCCACTGCAGAAAACTTCAATAAGACAGAGCATTTAGAACACAGTGCCCGCTATAGAAGAGCAACAGAGTTTATGGAAGTATCCAAGAAGCTATGGGATTCGTGGGAAGAAGACACATTAGTGATTGATAAAGAGTCAGGACAGTTTATTGATACAAGCAAGTTTCATCAAATCAACCATCAAGGTGAATTCTTCTCTGTTAGAGGGCCGCTAAATGTATCAAGATCGCCTCAAGGTCATCCAGTCATTGTACAAGCAGGGTCATCAGGTGATGGTCAGCGATTCGCAGCTAAATATGCGGAGATTGTCTTTACTGCTCAAGCAAATAAAGAGGATGCAATTACCTTTTACAATGACCTAAAAGGTCAAATGGAGATTTTCAACCGAAAGAAAAGCGATGTAAGTATTATGCCAGGATTAATGCCTATAGTAGGAGCGACGGAAGCAGAAGCCCAAGAAAAATATGAAGCATTGCAAGAGTTGATCATACCTAAAGCTGGACTTGCTATTTTAGGCAGATACTTCGGCGACATAGACTTTGCAGGCATTTCGCTCGATACAACATTTACAGATATCAAACTTCCAGAGACTGTTAATGCTATCCAAAGCAAGCATGAAATGATACTAAAGAAAGCAAAAGAAGAAAACTGGACATTACGTCAGACTTATCAGTGGGTAGCAGGTTCGCGGGGACATCATATAGCCATTGGAACCCCAACTCAAATTGCTGATAAGATGGAAGAATGGGTTAGAGACGGTGCTGCTGATGGATTCAATATCATGCCTGCGCTTTTGCCAGATTCACTAACAGACTTTGTTACCTATGTCATTCCTGAACTGCAAGCTAGAGGAATCTATCGAACGGCGTATGAAAGTAATACATTACGAGGGAATTTAGGATTAGGGCTGCCGGTAAATTCATACTCAGAATAA